The window CAACCACCATGGTGGTGAGGTTGCCGTTACGACCATACAAGTACAGTCCCATAGCGACAATTCGGATCACCAGACCACCGATCTGGAGGAACTTGTAGCGGTGGAAGATGCGCAGATAGAAGCCTGCTGCAAGACCGAACACCGAGAGTGCACACGTTGCGAGCGCGTTGACGACATAGCCCCAGTTTGCGGTTGACAGATTGGTACCGACGAGCACAAACGAGCCGTAGTAGGTAGATCGTGCGTTACCTCCCATAAAGTAGAAGATGTCGATAGTGACAGCGAGCAGGAAAGTTCGGTTGTACCACACTCGCTTGTTCATCACCGGGTGGCTGGCGAGCAGGATCTCCCAAGCAAGGAACATGCCAAGAATCACACCGCCGCAGACAAACATGGCGATGATTGAAGGGTTACGCCACTGCTTGTCGGCATCCTTGTAGATGCTGAAGGGAACGAGGAGCAGGGAGAACGACAATGCAAGCAGGAAAAGTCCAACGAGGTCCATCTCTTTGCAGAGCTGGACCAGGTTGGCGAAACGGTCCCGCAGAGAGTCTCGTTGAACCTTGACGGTTCCTTGCTCCTGCGCACGTCGCGTCTCGAGGCGACTGGAAGCAAACGACAGCTCGCCAGCCTTTTGAGCTTTGCGATCGACGTACATGAGCACCAGGATGATGGGCGCAACGCAGACCGGCGCCATGATGGCAAACATGCCATACCCCCATCGCCAGCCTTCAGGACGACCCGTGTTGAGTCGGGCTTGAATCAAGTTGCCGACCCAAGGAAGAACAATGAAGGGTGACGAGGTCAATGCCGTCACCACACCTCGCCACTCGAGAGGGCTCAAGTCAGCGACGACAATGTCGGTCACCAAGTCGAAACCTGCCTGGCCAACTTCGGTGATGATACGTCCCACAGCGAAGGCAGCGGGTGTCTGGGCCGAAGCGACGACAACAAAGCCAATCGTGTAGAAAACGGCAACCAAAAAGTAGGCAGTCTGACGCGAGAAAATATCGCAGATCTTAGCAATGAAAGGCTTGGATACTGCGTCTGTCGGGTTAAAAGGTCAAAAAAACAAGGGTCAACAGACATGCAACTTGATTGTAGCCAACCTGACCAAAACCGATCAAAGGGATGGGTACTTACTGAGGATGGCTTCGACCGTTGCAATAACACCGAAAAGCTTTGCATGGCTACCCAGAGTTCTGGTGGCGTACAGCTGGTAAGCGGCAGTGGTCGACTGGTccaaagcaaagcagatgGTAACtgcggccaagctcgcatAGACGGTGTACACAATCGGACTGTTGCGTGGAAAGATGCGGTAGAGCGCTTCGATACGTGTAACACCAGGCTGTTGGCCCTCACGTGCGCTCGAAGCGTCAGCATCACGCACAGCGCTCACTCGATCTTTCTTGTTCAACGAGGTGTTCCCGTGAGCAGAAACGGACTGGTCAGCTGcaacctcgtcatccttgAACGGCGAGCTGTTCTCGGACGAGGAATCGCGACGCTCGGGTTGgtcttgagcttggttCGACATGATGGCAGATGATTGGGGCCGCTACTACCAGTAAAGCGCCGTCTGCCGGAGGAAGGGAAGGAATTGACCGATGGAAAAAAAATCTAGGAAAGAAACAACGGGAGGTTGTTCGCAAAGTGGACTGTATATAAGTCCTCTCTTGAGCTAGCAAAAATTTGACCTTGAAGTGTTTAGTAAATCGTACACAAGCCTGAAAAAGCCGAATCAGCTGAACAAGATACCTTACACTACCATGCGGCGGCAAACTGTTCCGAGCCTCCTAAGTCTATCTAAGCGGTTCCTTGCAGCGAAACATGTCAAGGCCATCAAAACTCAAGTTCGTTGACAAGACTCTTTGGTAGATCAAACCTTGACGAATCAAGTGTCGAGTGTAGACTCGCGAAGAAGTAAACCTCCAACCATGCCGGCCATGCTGGAGAACGAGAAAGTTTAATTTTTTTCCCGCTAGTATAGCCTTCCAACCATGGTATCGATCGAAAAAATCCTTAGTTTGAGCGAGACAAAAGACGGATGAAAAAAATTGTCTCGGCATGTGGTACGCACCAACAGAGCCCTGAGGCTCGAATGTGCTCTGGCCCTTTTCCGGCACCAAGTCGGTTGAGCAAGAAAAGAGAGAGGTATGTGCCTGCATTCGGCTTGGGGAGAAAGCCAGTAAGAAGGTGAGCCTTAGTGAATCACATATGGGGCCACTCTTTTCTGATTGGACTCTCGAAGATTTGCATGACTGAAACAGTGCAGAGTAGCTTGAACAATGCAAATGGACAAGGTTTACCGAGATGGGTCGTCCCTCGGCGTCTtgcaaggaggaggaacAATCCCGTTTTCATCCGATAAGCGTCAAGTCTGTCTTTCACCCACTCGCTTGCACCTAGCTGATATCGTAGGGCCATCACTCGATGGGAAGCTCTTAGTAGAGCCGAAGCGGCAACTCGTCGGTGTCCAACGCAAAAAAAGGAAGGCAAAATTCCACAGCGAGGTTTATCAGATAAAAGATGATGCGTGCACGAGAACAAAAAAGCAAGGCAGAATTGCAGAGCACCTTGCCGAGATATTTTTTGCCAAGCATAGATTGCACTCCTACCCATCCATCCACAGCCAAAGGCTGAAGTGTAGAACATTCTCCTAACTGCATTctttattcgtgattgttgacGGACAAATCACCCTCAAGCTACAAGAACacgaaaagaaaagaaaaaaatcGAAAGCAATTTAATTTACGAAAGAGGCGTC of the Mycosarcoma maydis chromosome 2, whole genome shotgun sequence genome contains:
- a CDS encoding uncharacterized protein (related to Siderophore iron transporter 3), coding for MSNQAQDQPERRDSSSENSSPFKDDEVAADQSVSAHGNTSLNKKDRVSAVRDADASSAREGQQPGVTRIEALYRIFPRNSPIVYTVYASLAAVTICFALDQSTTAAYQLYATRTLGSHAKLFGVIATVEAILNAVSKPFIAKICDIFSRQTAYFLVAVFYTIGFVVVASAQTPAAFAVGRIITEVGQAGFDLVTDIVVADLSPLEWRGVVTALTSSPFIVLPWVGNLIQARLNTGRPEGWRWGYGMFAIMAPVCVAPIILVLMYVDRKAQKAGELSFASSRLETRRAQEQGTVKVQRDSLRDRFANLVQLCKEMDLVGLFLLALSFSLLLVPFSIYKDADKQWRNPSIIAMFVCGGVILGMFLAWEILLASHPVMNKRVWYNRTFLLAVTIDIFYFMGGNARSTYYGSFVLVGTNLSTANWGYVVNALATCALSVFGLAAGFYLRIFHRYKFLQIGGLVIRIVAMGLYLYGRNGNLTTMVVAWSQILNSLGGACSVVGTRVASQASVPHQDLASIISQLALWTRLGGAIGSAIAAGIWTGTLPDYLAATNLTPAQQSRAYNSPTTIKTSYPWNTPLRNQINQAFSKTMKPIFIVALVLAFIPLFAGLLMPNYYLGKTQNAVDGTDNSGRVIESAEDNPNAEINRKNVKYAKGTRLSWLW